A region from the Vanacampus margaritifer isolate UIUO_Vmar chromosome 5, RoL_Vmar_1.0, whole genome shotgun sequence genome encodes:
- the igsf11 gene encoding immunoglobulin superfamily member 11 isoform X3 has protein sequence MLDGCFHLDILQSKQVIIYQRGQVFSLANHLNGRVGFVSTMPSTSASIFINNTQLSDTGTYQCLVNNLPDRGGRNIGVIGLTVLVPPSVPACRIQGALDVGSDIMLFCSSDEGIPTPSYSWEKLDALPKLPHNAMQDQMQGTVTLRNISTSTSGLYQCTSSNAIGKSTCLLNLQVVAPQPQSVGLIAGTIATGVLALIICCLLVVVTLYYWKNKNRYEEEEIPNEIREDDLPPKRSSSVKAFHADASSSENDTLTSTNTYNSRYWHNPKPNYDTNSYTRYNGDTRQTFATAVHGAHGHRQSQNQGHGSAVPAPGSAPLSRHTQPATTTTSNFANGSHTLPPPKTLVVTTNSAPSPPTMVRSNGSVSLKPVVTPTHGQHTHSYAVSQATLERMGAVPVMVPAQSRAGSLV, from the exons ATGTTGGATGGCTGCTTTCACCTTGACATCTTGCAGTCAAAACAG GTGATAATCTACCAGCGCGGCCAGGTATTCAGCCTCGCTAACCACCTCAATGGTCGTGTGGGTTTTGTGTCCACCATGCCAAGTACAAGTGCCTCCATCTTCATCAACAACACCCAGCTGTCAGACACGGGAACCTACCAGTGTCTGGTGAACAACCTCCCGGACAGAGGGGGGCGCAATATTGGTGTCATCGGGCTCACTGTGCTAG TGCCCCCCTCGGTGCCAGCATGTCGAATCCAGGGAGCGCTGGATGTCGGCAGCGACATCATGCTGTTTTGCAGCTCAGATGAAGGTATTCCAACACCGTCCTACTCGTGGGAGAAGCTCGACGCGCTGCCCAAGCTGCCGCACAACGCCATGCAAG ACCAGATGCAGGGCACTGTAACGCTGAGAAACATCAGCACCAGTACCTCAGGTCTCTACCAGTGCACCTCCAGCAATGCCATTGGCAAGAGTACATGCCTGCTCAATCTTCAGGTTGTTGCAC CCCAGCCTCAGAGTGTGGGTCTGATAGCTGGGACCATAGCTACCGGAGTGCTGGCGCTAATCATCTGCTGCCTGCTCGTGGTGGTCACCCTCTATTACTGGAAGAATAAGAACAGatacgaggaggaggagatacCCAACGAGATCAG GGAAGACGACCTCCCACCCAAAAGGTCGTCATCGGTGAAAGCGTTCCACGCCGATGCGTCGTCTTCCGAGAACGACACCCTGACCTCCACCAACACCTACAACAGTCGCTACTGGCACAACCCCAAACCCAACTACGACACCAACTCGTACACCCGCTACAACGGAGACACGCGGCAGACCTTCGCCACCGCCGTCCATGGCGCACATGGACACAGACAGTCCCAGAACCAGGGACACGGCTCGGCGGTCCCGGCACCGGGCTCCGCCCCGCTGTCTCGCCACACCCAGCCCGCAACTACAACAACTTCCAACTTTGCCAATGGCAGCCACACGCTCCCGCCACCCAAGACCCTGGTGGTCACCACAAACTCGGCCCCGTCTCCCCCCACCATGGTGCGAAGCAACGGCTCCGTGAGCCTCAAGCCAGTGGTGACGCCCACGCACGGGCAGCACACGCACTCGTACGCCGTGAGCCAGGCCACGCTGGAGCGAATGGGGGCGGTGCCCGTCATGGTGCCCGCCCAGAGCAGAGCGGGCTCGCTGGTCTGA
- the igsf11 gene encoding immunoglobulin superfamily member 11 isoform X2 translates to MPLQRRVFSKGTERSKRTEQRGTMVKFHNSDLWIAWMVVFCMEVSVHALDVMVSQSSIQVARGQAAVLPCSFTTSAALNNLNIIWMVIPLSNANQPEQVIIYQRGQVFSLANHLNGRVGFVSTMPSTSASIFINNTQLSDTGTYQCLVNNLPDRGGRNIGVIGLTVLVPPSVPACRIQGALDVGSDIMLFCSSDEGIPTPSYSWEKLDALPKLPHNAMQDQMQGTVTLRNISTSTSGLYQCTSSNAIGKSTCLLNLQVVAPQPQSVGLIAGTIATGVLALIICCLLVVVTLYYWKNKNRYEEEEIPNEIREDDLPPKRSSSVKAFHADASSSENDTLTSTNTYNSRYWHNPKPNYDTNSYTRYNGDTRQTFATAVHGAHGHRQSQNQGHGSAVPAPGSAPLSRHTQPATTTTSNFANGSHTLPPPKTLVVTTNSAPSPPTMVRSNGSVSLKPVVTPTHGQHTHSYAVSQATLERMGAVPVMVPAQSRAGSLV, encoded by the exons TGAGCGTGCACGCACTGGATGTGATGGTGTCACAGAGCAGTATCCAGGTAGCCCGAGGCCAAGCAGCCGTCCTGCCTTGCTCATTCACCACCAGCGCTGCTCTCAACAACCTCAACATCATCTGGATGGTGATCCCACTGTCCAATGCCAACCAGCCAGAACAG GTGATAATCTACCAGCGCGGCCAGGTATTCAGCCTCGCTAACCACCTCAATGGTCGTGTGGGTTTTGTGTCCACCATGCCAAGTACAAGTGCCTCCATCTTCATCAACAACACCCAGCTGTCAGACACGGGAACCTACCAGTGTCTGGTGAACAACCTCCCGGACAGAGGGGGGCGCAATATTGGTGTCATCGGGCTCACTGTGCTAG TGCCCCCCTCGGTGCCAGCATGTCGAATCCAGGGAGCGCTGGATGTCGGCAGCGACATCATGCTGTTTTGCAGCTCAGATGAAGGTATTCCAACACCGTCCTACTCGTGGGAGAAGCTCGACGCGCTGCCCAAGCTGCCGCACAACGCCATGCAAG ACCAGATGCAGGGCACTGTAACGCTGAGAAACATCAGCACCAGTACCTCAGGTCTCTACCAGTGCACCTCCAGCAATGCCATTGGCAAGAGTACATGCCTGCTCAATCTTCAGGTTGTTGCAC CCCAGCCTCAGAGTGTGGGTCTGATAGCTGGGACCATAGCTACCGGAGTGCTGGCGCTAATCATCTGCTGCCTGCTCGTGGTGGTCACCCTCTATTACTGGAAGAATAAGAACAGatacgaggaggaggagatacCCAACGAGATCAG GGAAGACGACCTCCCACCCAAAAGGTCGTCATCGGTGAAAGCGTTCCACGCCGATGCGTCGTCTTCCGAGAACGACACCCTGACCTCCACCAACACCTACAACAGTCGCTACTGGCACAACCCCAAACCCAACTACGACACCAACTCGTACACCCGCTACAACGGAGACACGCGGCAGACCTTCGCCACCGCCGTCCATGGCGCACATGGACACAGACAGTCCCAGAACCAGGGACACGGCTCGGCGGTCCCGGCACCGGGCTCCGCCCCGCTGTCTCGCCACACCCAGCCCGCAACTACAACAACTTCCAACTTTGCCAATGGCAGCCACACGCTCCCGCCACCCAAGACCCTGGTGGTCACCACAAACTCGGCCCCGTCTCCCCCCACCATGGTGCGAAGCAACGGCTCCGTGAGCCTCAAGCCAGTGGTGACGCCCACGCACGGGCAGCACACGCACTCGTACGCCGTGAGCCAGGCCACGCTGGAGCGAATGGGGGCGGTGCCCGTCATGGTGCCCGCCCAGAGCAGAGCGGGCTCGCTGGTCTGA